TCGGCGATGAGTCCGTGCTTGACGGGCTCACCAAGGAATTCTCTTCCCGCGACGCCTTTATGCGCAGGAACATCGCGCTCCTGTTCGGGAAATTTACGACGGAAAAGGCCGTGGACGCCCTTGCCTTCGCGCTCAAGGACGAGGATCCCGATGTCCGGAAGGCGGTGGTCAGCGCGCTCGGGAACGCGCCCGGCGCCAAGGCGCTCCGGTCCCTCCTGCTGGCGGTCACCGATGACGAGCCCGAGGTCAGAATGATAGCCACGGACGCGCTCGGCGCCACGGACGCGCCCGAAGCCCGGGACGCTCTCATCGCCCTGCTTGCGGACGCCGACCCCTGGGTCAGGGCAGCCGCCGCGCGGGGCTTAAGCAGGATCGGCGGCAATAAGGCCGGCCTGGCGCTCGTGGGGCGCCTCGGCACGGCGTCCGATATTTTTCTCCTTGCCCTTGTGGAGGCGCTGGGCGCGCTCGCCTTCCCACAGGCGCTCGACCCGATCCTCTCGCTCACTGACCACCCGGACCCCGAGGTCCGCAAGACCGCGCTTTCGGCGCTCTCCGGCTATGATGGGGAGGCGGTGCTGCGGGCCGTGATTGCACGACTGTCAGACCCGCACTGGAGCGTGCGGAAGGCCGCGGTCGAGGCGCTCAAGCGCAAGCGGGACGCGGCGGTTGAGGCACTCCTCGTGAAGATCGCCGAGGGAGATCCGGATACGGCGGTACGGCGGGCGGCGAAAGAGGCGTTGGGGAGATAAATGTTTGAAGAGCAGATCATTCCGCTGCCCGATGATGTCTTCCGGCTCCTGCGTGATTTCGTCCACGACTACTGCGGGATATACTTTGACGACGGGTCCAAGTTCCTTCTTGAGCGCCGGCTTTCGCGCCGGCTTGAGCAGCACCGGCTCAAGAGCTTCGAGGAGTACTACCACTTTCTCCGCTACGACCGAAAGCGGGAGGAAGAGCTTACCATCCTCGTGGACAACCTTACCACGAACGAGACCTACTTCTTCAGGGAAAGCCCGCAGCTTCGCGCTTTTTCCGAGGAGATTCTCCCCGAACTGCGCGAGACGCTTGCCGACCGGAAGGTCCTCCGGATCTGGAGCGCCGGCTGTTCCACGGGAGAGGAACCCTACACCATAGCGATGCTGCTGCTCGAATCCGGGG
The sequence above is a segment of the Actinomycetota bacterium genome. Coding sequences within it:
- a CDS encoding CheR family methyltransferase, translating into MFEEQIIPLPDDVFRLLRDFVHDYCGIYFDDGSKFLLERRLSRRLEQHRLKSFEEYYHFLRYDRKREEELTILVDNLTTNETYFFRESPQLRAFSEEILPELRETLADRKVLRIWSAGCSTGEEPYTIAMLLLESG
- a CDS encoding HEAT repeat domain-containing protein, which encodes GDESVLDGLTKEFSSRDAFMRRNIALLFGKFTTEKAVDALAFALKDEDPDVRKAVVSALGNAPGAKALRSLLLAVTDDEPEVRMIATDALGATDAPEARDALIALLADADPWVRAAAARGLSRIGGNKAGLALVGRLGTASDIFLLALVEALGALAFPQALDPILSLTDHPDPEVRKTALSALSGYDGEAVLRAVIARLSDPHWSVRKAAVEALKRKRDAAVEALLVKIAEGDPDTAVRRAAKEALGR